GTATCGGCCGTTGATGTAGCTGACGCCGTTGGGATCGTTGATCCAGCCTTGGGCGGGACGCGGGTGGAAGCGCGGGAACGCCGGATCCGGATGGCTGGCAGCCGAAACAAGGGAACTAAAAAGTGCAAGGTCCGTCACTGGAACCCTTTCAATAATGAGTGGAGCTACTTGCCCGTTCCGGCGGTGAGTCCGTCCTGCAGTGCGCGCTGGCCGAACATGAACACCACCAGCGCGGGAATCATGGAGAGTACGACGCCGGCGAGCACCACGGAGATGCTTCCTGTGCCGAGGTTGCCTTGGAGGGAGACCAGTCCCAATGGCAGTGTGAAGTTCTGCTCGGAGATGGTCATGATGAGTGGCCTGAAGAACTCGTTCCAGTGGAAGTTGAACGCCAGGATGCCCACGATCGCCAGGCCCGGCATGGCCAGCGGCGCGTAGACGGAGCGGAAGGTCCGCCACGGTGAGGCGCCATCAATAGCGGCGGCCTCAGCGAGCTCACCCGGCAATCCCATGAAGTATTGGCGCATCAGGAAGGTGCCGAACGCCGTCGGGATGGCCGGAATGATCAACGCGAGCAGCGTGTCCGAGAGCCCAACACCTCGGATCAGCATAAACACCGGCACGATCGTCACCTGGGCGGGCACCATCATGGTGGCCAGCACGATGGAGAACAGGGCGCCCCGTCCCCTAAAACGAAGGTGCGCGAACGCGTAACCAGCCAGTGCCGCGGTCACCATCTGTCCGACGGCGATCAGTCCGGTCACAAGGGCACTGTTCAGTACCAGTCCCACGATGTTGAGCTGCTTGAACACCTGCTGGTAGGACGCGAGATCGGGGTTCAGCGGCAGGAAGGCAGGCGGCAGTTTGAAGGATTCCGACGGCGGCCGCAGCGAGGTGGATAACGTCCAGAGGACGGGGCCCAGGACAAAGACGGATGCGATCAGCAAGATGGCGACGCGCCCGGCAACTGACCAGTCGCGTTTTTTACGCGTAACTACAGGCGCCGTGGTTTCAACACGATCTGAAATGAGGGTCATGGCGGGCCTTACTGGTAGAAGACGAATCGTTTGCTGAGCCGGAACTGCGCGGCGGTGATGGCCATGATGATGAGCGTCAGGATCACGCCGATCGCCGAGGCCTGGCCGAATTCGAGGCGTTGGAACGCGGATTCGAAGATCACCATGACGGCGGTGCGCGTTGAGTCGCCGGGCCCGCCGCGTGTGAGCACATAGGGCTGATCGAACACTTGCAGGGCGTTGATGATGGCCATCACCGAGGCCACCAGGGTGGTGGGGCTCAGCAGCGGCAGGGTGACGTAGAAGTGCTTGCGCCACCCGGTGGCACCGTCGATCGATGCGGCCTCATAGGTTTCAACCGGGATCGAGGCAAGCCCGCCAACAAACAGCAGGAACGAGAAGCCGAAGTTCTGCCACACGTACACGAGAATTACGACGGCGGCCGATCCCCCTGGCGTCGTCAGCCACGGTACTGCGGGCACGCCGACCAGGGACAACAGCCAGTTCACCACGCCAAACTGCTCGTTGAAGAGGTACCGCATGAAGATGGAGACCGATGCGGCGGAAAGAATCAGCGGGAAGAAGAAGGCCGAGCGGAAGAACACCCGCAGCCAGGCCGGGAGCTTCTCCTGCACCATGATGGCCAAGCCCAGGGCGAGTCCCAACTGGAGGGCGACGGCCACGATGACGAACACGATGGTGTTGAGGAACGAGACGCGCACCGTCGGGTCCTGGACTACCTCGGCGAAATTATCGAAGCCCACGAACGTCGGCGCGGAGATGATGTCCCAGCGGAAGAAGGCGAGCGCCACCGAAGCGACGATCGGCAGGAGGGTGAAGATCCCCATGCCCACGATGGTCGGGGCAAGGAAGGCCCATGGCAGCCAGCGTTGTTGGACGCGGCCACGCTTGGAGGGTTGGCTGTGCTTGTGGGTGGCCTGACGGCTGCCCGGCTGCTTCCCTGTCCCGGTGGGGGTACTGGTTGCGGTGCTCATGGCTGCCTCCTCAGGGCCAGTTCAAGATCGCGCTGCATTGATTCGAGGGCCTGTTTGAGCTGGCGCTCGTCCCCGCTGACAGCCAGGGATACGTTCTTCATGAGCGCCGTCTCGACGGCGGCCTGCTGGGGTGGTGCCGGAATGGGACCTGTGGTGGGGAACCGGTCAAGCGTGTCGTAGAAGACCTTCCAGTTCCGCGGGCCGGTGCCTGCGTAGAGCTGTTCGTTGACCATGGAACGGCGGGCGGGAGTGGTGTTCGGTGTGGGGAACACGATCCTCATGGCCTCCAGGCTGGAGCTGAACTTTACCCATTCCCAGGCTGCGTCCTTGTCCTTGGCGGTCTTCATGATGGCGTAGCCTGCCGTGCCGAACTGGTGCCGCTGACCTCGCCATTTCGGGAAGAACTGGACGTCGAATCCATCTTCCGTCATTCCCGCTTCGTGGAGGCCTTGCACCCAATAGCCGCCCGCCGGCGTCGTACCTATCCTGTTGGAGGCGAAGAGACCAATCAGTGCACTGCCGCCGCCTTCCTCGGGCCGGACACCCAGCCCGTCTTTCACCAGGCCGCGGAGGTAGTCGAACGATTCGAAGACGCGGGGATCGTCCGCGTTGGGTTCCAGCCATTGGTAACCGCCGGAGCGGAGGCTGCGCGAGGGATCGTTGCCATAGAAGCCATCCCACAGCCATTCGCCGCCGGTGGACTTGGTTTCTTTGAGGAAGCTCGTCTCGTTGGCATACAGCCATGGCACTACTCCACCGAAGAGTCGGTTGGTCCAGTAATAGGGCGTGAAGTCCTGTGGCTTGGCCTTTTTCATCGCAGCGAGCGTGCTGCGGAAGTCCAGGTGCGTCCAGTCGTCGGCAGGGCGTTCAAGGCCGGCCTGCTGGAATGCTGCGGTGTTGTAGTACATGTTGGCGGCGTTCCAGTCGATAGGGAGCTGGAACAGGCTGCCCTTGTACATGAAGGCTTCCACCAGGCTGGGGTGGACGTCCTCGAAGTACTCCTTCATGTGCTCGGCGTCGCGGCGCAGGTACTCGTCCAGCGGATGGGCCAGCTTCTCGGCGAAGAGCTGGGCGCCTTCCGTTGCCACGTACACAACGTCCGGCGGCGTGCCTGCTGCCACCATGGTGAGGATCTTGGTGAAGAAGTCCTTCCAGTCCACGGCCTGGATGGCTTGGACCTTGACCTTGATCTCGGGGTGGACCTTCGCGAAGGCGTCGATGACCTTTTGACGCGCTGCGGCGTCTGCGGCGGTGCCCATGATGGCGATGCTGAGGCTATTGTCTCCCCGGCCTGGAATATCCGTCCCAGTCAATCGCGGCCACGACGCCGCTGTTGCTCCGACTATCCCAGCACCGAGGGCTGTGAGGGCGGTTCTGCGTGTGAATTGTCGCAAAGCCCCATTGGTTCCCGGCATGTAGATTTCCTTCCCTAACACGTGTGAGGAAGCCTATTCCGGTCACCTAACACGTGTCAACCGTCACAGGAGTGTTGCGGCGGCCTCACGACAGTACTCTGCGGGGGAGCCGCCAATCGCGTCATGATTCTTCGCCAAGGCATTATCCAGTTGAGTTAGGTTAGGTTTACCTTGTTACATTGACCCGTGACTACCCAACCGGATGTGGCCCGAATCTCGTTCGCCACCAACCTGGCGTCTTTCGGCGACCGCACAGCCATCAGCACCGGGGATTGCACCATCAGCTACCGCGACCTTGCCGCGCGAGTGGAGGACATGGCACGCAGACTCGGCCCTGCGCGGCGCCTGATCGCCCTTGAAGCCGACAACACCCTGCCGTCCCTGACTGTGTATCTCGCCGCCCTGGCGTCAGGCCATCCGTTGCTTATCCTGCCCGCGGGCGGCGGAAAAGCAGCCGAAACACTCATCGCGGCCTACGATCCAGACATCATTGCCCGGACCTCCAACAGTGAACCCATTGTGGAAGTGCGCCGACACGAGACAACACACCAGTTGCACCCGGATCTGGCGCTTCTGGTGAGCACGTCAGGCTCCACGGGATCACCGAAACTCGTTCGCCTTTCCGGGGCTTCCATCCAGGCGAACGCGGCAGCCATCGCACAGTACTTGCACCTTCGCCCCAGCGATACT
This window of the Arthrobacter sp. StoSoilB5 genome carries:
- a CDS encoding carbohydrate ABC transporter permease; the protein is MTLISDRVETTAPVVTRKKRDWSVAGRVAILLIASVFVLGPVLWTLSTSLRPPSESFKLPPAFLPLNPDLASYQQVFKQLNIVGLVLNSALVTGLIAVGQMVTAALAGYAFAHLRFRGRGALFSIVLATMMVPAQVTIVPVFMLIRGVGLSDTLLALIIPAIPTAFGTFLMRQYFMGLPGELAEAAAIDGASPWRTFRSVYAPLAMPGLAIVGILAFNFHWNEFFRPLIMTISEQNFTLPLGLVSLQGNLGTGSISVVLAGVVLSMIPALVVFMFGQRALQDGLTAGTGK
- a CDS encoding sugar ABC transporter permease produces the protein MSTATSTPTGTGKQPGSRQATHKHSQPSKRGRVQQRWLPWAFLAPTIVGMGIFTLLPIVASVALAFFRWDIISAPTFVGFDNFAEVVQDPTVRVSFLNTIVFVIVAVALQLGLALGLAIMVQEKLPAWLRVFFRSAFFFPLILSAASVSIFMRYLFNEQFGVVNWLLSLVGVPAVPWLTTPGGSAAVVILVYVWQNFGFSFLLFVGGLASIPVETYEAASIDGATGWRKHFYVTLPLLSPTTLVASVMAIINALQVFDQPYVLTRGGPGDSTRTAVMVIFESAFQRLEFGQASAIGVILTLIIMAITAAQFRLSKRFVFYQ
- a CDS encoding extracellular solute-binding protein, encoding MPGTNGALRQFTRRTALTALGAGIVGATAASWPRLTGTDIPGRGDNSLSIAIMGTAADAAARQKVIDAFAKVHPEIKVKVQAIQAVDWKDFFTKILTMVAAGTPPDVVYVATEGAQLFAEKLAHPLDEYLRRDAEHMKEYFEDVHPSLVEAFMYKGSLFQLPIDWNAANMYYNTAAFQQAGLERPADDWTHLDFRSTLAAMKKAKPQDFTPYYWTNRLFGGVVPWLYANETSFLKETKSTGGEWLWDGFYGNDPSRSLRSGGYQWLEPNADDPRVFESFDYLRGLVKDGLGVRPEEGGGSALIGLFASNRIGTTPAGGYWVQGLHEAGMTEDGFDVQFFPKWRGQRHQFGTAGYAIMKTAKDKDAAWEWVKFSSSLEAMRIVFPTPNTTPARRSMVNEQLYAGTGPRNWKVFYDTLDRFPTTGPIPAPPQQAAVETALMKNVSLAVSGDERQLKQALESMQRDLELALRRQP